The following proteins come from a genomic window of Aspergillus luchuensis IFO 4308 DNA, chromosome 3, nearly complete sequence:
- a CDS encoding DUF3435 domain-containing protein (COG:S;~EggNog:ENOG410PZ5E;~InterPro:IPR011010,IPR013087,IPR021842;~PFAM:PF11917;~go_function: GO:0003677 - DNA binding [Evidence IEA]) — protein MDISTMTQFREQLHRHQYSDGDHRRYDIPEKHREIGIDKPAYEGADSDDNRSDSPEHELCMNLGQSTQRDWLQEERDLDDSIIQRRQYDDDTIRLQKRVWELWCRFCAETKRDALELLKADPPSLKTLHTFFDYTVTTRRRYIKAASTLQTYWNIWTQLRREKTALTIPSEVKNGMVGVRDQLTKKHKLRTESKEKPILRSEDVFELLKVLWTTATEPWDPVQLALIILLAGITGQRPGALVSLKHADVAITLFPTGRERPHMVLEVKPRNTKGYRGKKKPCLEIGIPEVPSEPCLLFCPKTLFLGLLIRKSAFRHLHISSARQLYALQVSKSAGSLTLHPADPDAHLFDISARTLNSWLKRLGEITGFDLPITPYWLRRGAGEAANSSCEISEAQQNLLLQHASGSVYQKNYRPDYLPVDFNAAWRQLKPQVMIIRMASGQSRSIDRRRPIDLSGAEEIEARANLSVRRRLKCWLKYKQKIQRKHGTLASAAGTPLYAEAMKQRTRYYTALQASRREMKEKKRSRFNEEQPVQDVIRQVHGLPLETYNVCDDVALSQERRKAIVILFRFAPTSEQDETNCRIAAVDAVSQIGPNLTSRLRAIHSSEGLPGWTAAGLGNKCVTIRPLECLFCSIYGVREKPFKSDFSFRRHIRRVHYACTRCPDPACHEPLNEWWEIANHMRFYHKSP, from the exons TAACAGAAGTGATTCGCCAGAACATGAGCTTTGCATGAACCTGGGCCAAAGTACTCAACGTGACTGGCTgcaagaggagagagacCTAGACGACTCCATTATTCAAAGGCGGCAATATGACGATGACACGATTCGTCTCCAGAAGAGAGTGTGGGAGCTCTGGTGCCG ATTCTGCGCGGAAACTAAGCGTGATGCACTGGAATTGCTGAAAGCTGATCCACCAAGCTTAAAAACACTACATACCTTCTTTGACTACACAGTCACCACTCGTCGTCGGTATATCAAGGCGGCATCAACCTTGCAGACGTACTGGAACATTTGGACGCAACtcagaagagagaagacggCTCTGACAATTCCCTCAGAGGTCAAAAATGGAATGGTTGGG GTCCGAGATCAACTGACGAAGAAGCATAAACTTCGGACAGAATCAAAGGAAAAGCCCATACTGCGATCCGAAGATGTTTTCGAATTACTGAAGGTGCTGTGGACAACCGCAACCGAGCCATGGGACCCAGTACAGCTTGCTCTGATTATTCTTTTGGCGGGAATAACCGGACAACGACCCGGGGCACTAGTATCGTTAAAGCATGCCGACGTAGCGATTACCTTGTTTCCTACCGGCCGAGAGAGACCCCACATGGTTCTGGAAGTAAAACCACGCAACACTAAAGGTTATAGGGGTAAAAAGAAGCCATG CCTGGAAATAGGTATTCCTGAAGTCCCAAGTGAGCCTTGTTTGTTGTTCTGTCCCAAGACGTTGTTTCTCGGGCTGTTGATACGCAAGTCTGCCTTTAGACATCTTCATATCAGTTCTGCCAGGCAGCTGTATGCGTTACAAGTGTCTAAATCAGCTGGTTCTCTCACCCTTCACCCGGCTGACCCTGATGCACATCTTTTCGATATCTCCGCCAGGACACTAAACAGTTGGCTGAAGCGACTCGGCGAAATTACCGGGTTCGACCTCCCTATCACCCCCTACTGGCTGCGGCGGGGCGCAGGGGAAGCGGCCAATAGCAGCT GCGAAATTAGTGAGGCTCAACAGAACCTTCTACTGCAACATGCATCTGGATCGGTATATCAGAAGAATTACCGACCTGACTATCTACCTGTAGACTTTAATGCCGCCTGGAGACAACTCAAGCCACAGGTCATGATCATTCGAATGGCCAGTGGCCAaagtcgatcgatcgaccGGCGACGGCCCATTGACCTTAGCGGAGCTGAGGAAATCGAAGCTAGAGCCAATCTCTCAGTAAGACGTCGCTTGAAATGCTGGCTCAAATACAAGCAGAAAATACAGCGGAAACATGGTACTCTTGCAAGCGCTGCAGGAACACCCTTGTATGCGGAAGCAATGAAACAAAGAACGAGGTATTATACCGCACTCCAGGCCTCTCGTCgcgagatgaaggagaaaaagcggTCCCGGTTTAACGAGGAGCAACCGGTTCAGGATGTAATTCGGCAAGTTCATGGCCTTCCGTTGGAAACATACAACGTATGTGACGATGTTGCCCTCTCCCAGGAGAGACGGAAAGCGATTGTTATTCTTTTCCGTTTCGCGCCAACATCGGAACAAGACGAAACAAACTGCAGAATTGCAGCTGTGGATGCAGTGTCACAGATCGGTCCCAACCTTACGTCACGTCTGAGGGCTATCCATTCGAGTGAGGGGCTTCCAGGGTGGACTGCAGCAGGCTTAGGTAACAAGTGTGTTACCATACGACCACTGGAGTGCCTGTTCTGCTCAATATACGGCGTGCGAGAAAAGCCGTTCAAATCCGACTTCAGCTTTAGACGCCACATTAGGCGTGTACACTATGCGTGTACTCGATGCCCAGACCCTGCTTGCCATGAACcattgaatgaatggtgGGAAATTGCAAATCATATGCGGTTTTATCACAAGTCTCCCTGA